A stretch of [Clostridium] scindens DNA encodes these proteins:
- a CDS encoding PTS system mannose/fructose/sorbose family transporter subunit IID: protein MENNENVVSVEESKSVVTSKIRNKCIRRWIFRQRISQNLERFYALGFLYSMIPALTKIYENNPEELKASMHRHLEAPYITNPGYGACINGAVIVMEEERARGADIPDQMINGFKTGMMGPMAGFGDSVYVTTMPLLLSFFMPFAQKGMMIGVLGQPIFWLHLIIMGFVTYYMGYNLGRNSIMNILKNGTIQAFITGASVLGMFMLGALCAQNVSLKLASETAQGMLDNMMPGLLPALVTLGCYLYMKKGGKYLYLLAFIIVGCLLGALIGLF, encoded by the coding sequence ATGGAAAATAACGAAAACGTGGTAAGTGTTGAGGAAAGCAAAAGCGTAGTAACATCAAAAATTCGCAATAAGTGTATTAGACGTTGGATTTTCAGACAGCGTATTTCACAAAATCTGGAACGTTTTTATGCCTTGGGATTCTTATACAGTATGATACCAGCATTAACTAAAATCTACGAAAATAATCCGGAAGAACTAAAAGCTTCTATGCACAGACATTTGGAAGCACCATATATTACAAACCCTGGCTATGGTGCGTGTATCAATGGAGCGGTTATTGTTATGGAAGAAGAACGGGCAAGAGGAGCAGATATTCCTGATCAAATGATTAATGGGTTCAAAACAGGGATGATGGGGCCGATGGCTGGTTTTGGAGATAGTGTATATGTTACGACAATGCCATTGTTATTGTCATTCTTTATGCCATTCGCACAAAAGGGTATGATGATTGGTGTTTTAGGTCAGCCTATTTTCTGGCTTCATTTAATAATTATGGGTTTCGTCACTTATTATATGGGATATAATCTTGGACGAAATTCCATCATGAATATTTTGAAAAATGGAACAATACAGGCTTTTATTACAGGGGCAAGTGTACTTGGTATGTTTATGCTGGGAGCATTGTGCGCACAAAATGTTTCGCTTAAGCTGGCAAGTGAAACTGCACAGGGAATGTTGGATAATATGATGCCAGGCCTGCTGCCGGCCTTGGTTACACTTGGATGCTACCTGTATATGAAAAAAGGAGGGAAATATTTGTACCTTTTGGCATTTATTATTGTAGGATGCCTTTTGGGTGCACTGATTGGATTGTTTTAA
- a CDS encoding PTS sugar transporter subunit IIB, with product MISLTRIDARLIHGQVAAIWLKFLNADTIIAVSDIVAKDPFMKELYTCAVPDPNIEVLICTTDEAVALYKEGRMERGRVMLIFHDVATANAAYEAGLKYKELDLGQGPSGAGKKKIYITFYVSEEEEKTLQQLKGKGINIYCQGVPEDKKIVF from the coding sequence ATGATTTCATTAACAAGAATTGATGCAAGGCTGATTCATGGTCAGGTTGCAGCTATATGGCTTAAATTTCTGAATGCAGATACAATTATTGCGGTAAGCGATATAGTTGCAAAGGATCCATTTATGAAAGAACTATATACTTGTGCAGTGCCAGATCCCAATATAGAAGTATTGATATGTACAACAGATGAGGCTGTTGCATTATACAAAGAAGGAAGAATGGAACGAGGACGGGTTATGTTAATCTTCCATGATGTCGCCACTGCAAATGCTGCTTATGAAGCGGGGCTGAAATACAAAGAATTAGATTTGGGACAGGGCCCAAGCGGGGCAGGAAAGAAAAAGATTTATATTACCTTTTATGTTTCAGAGGAAGAAGAAAAGACTCTGCAGCAGTTAAAGGGTAAGGGAATTAATATCTATTGCCAGGGGGTACCCGAAGATAAAAAGATAGTGTTCTAA
- a CDS encoding PTS sugar transporter subunit IIB — MSDIVFARVDDRLIHGQVVFRWMDYVGAAELVIVDDELCKDTFIYRVFRSMLAPGIDLQIISVQNAIQLLRNKTDYTENRKMLLAKSPIVYRELVENKVELKQVNIGCMGHMKGRKNYYKDLYASTEEIDAIHYLIQENVNVSYQVLVSNVKEKLCDINEKTNM, encoded by the coding sequence ATGTCGGATATTGTTTTTGCTCGTGTAGATGACAGATTAATACATGGACAGGTTGTGTTTCGGTGGATGGATTATGTTGGTGCAGCCGAATTAGTGATTGTGGATGATGAATTGTGTAAAGATACGTTTATTTATCGGGTGTTTCGTTCAATGTTAGCGCCGGGTATAGACTTGCAGATTATAAGTGTGCAAAACGCAATACAGTTGCTTCGGAATAAAACAGATTATACAGAAAACAGGAAGATGCTACTTGCAAAATCGCCAATTGTCTACCGAGAATTAGTAGAAAATAAAGTGGAATTAAAACAGGTTAATATTGGATGTATGGGTCATATGAAAGGGAGGAAAAATTATTATAAGGATTTATATGCATCGACAGAAGAAATAGATGCAATTCATTATTTGATTCAGGAAAATGTCAACGTGAGTTATCAGGTATTGGTGAGCAATGTGAAAGAAAAGCTATGTGATATAAACGAAAAGACAAATATGTAA
- a CDS encoding 2-hydroxyacid dehydrogenase: protein MKIVTVLERVPIMLPMEGPMEQGARSMGEINYVTGDWIEEPTDDAFQEAALAVEKKGANGMKIPQILKDNTDAEIMIGTFCPFSEAIMKKSKNLRIIGVARGGVENVDLEAATQNGIAVFNAAGRNANAVSDFTVGMILSEIRNIAKCHHQIKEGVTKLRFPNSDFTPDMKGKTLGLVGFGNIGRLVAKKMAGFEVNILTYDPFLTQEALEGTNVTLVEKEVLFRESDIVSIHARLTKDTMNLVGEEEISLMKPHSYFVNTARAGLVDYQALYAALAAKKIAGAALDVYDVEPLPADSPWMQLDNVTLTSHLGGATYDAQANSPLIVYEKIKSFIKDGDTRHILNKKVLEDERLKKWADEMKAKM, encoded by the coding sequence ATGAAAATTGTTACGGTACTGGAAAGAGTTCCGATCATGCTTCCTATGGAAGGACCAATGGAACAAGGGGCCCGCTCTATGGGAGAGATAAATTATGTAACAGGAGACTGGATTGAAGAGCCTACGGATGATGCGTTTCAAGAAGCGGCACTTGCAGTTGAAAAGAAAGGCGCAAACGGAATGAAAATTCCGCAGATTCTGAAAGACAATACAGATGCGGAAATCATGATAGGAACATTCTGTCCGTTTTCAGAAGCCATAATGAAGAAATCTAAAAATTTAAGGATTATTGGTGTAGCGCGTGGAGGAGTTGAAAATGTTGATTTGGAAGCAGCCACGCAAAATGGGATTGCGGTTTTTAATGCAGCAGGAAGAAATGCAAATGCAGTATCTGATTTTACCGTTGGAATGATATTAAGTGAAATAAGGAATATTGCAAAATGCCATCATCAAATAAAAGAGGGAGTCACAAAACTTCGTTTTCCTAATAGCGATTTCACACCGGATATGAAAGGCAAAACGCTTGGTCTGGTAGGCTTTGGAAATATAGGGCGTCTGGTTGCAAAAAAAATGGCGGGCTTTGAAGTGAATATACTTACATATGATCCATTCCTGACGCAGGAAGCTTTAGAAGGAACAAATGTCACCCTGGTGGAAAAAGAGGTATTGTTCAGAGAATCGGACATTGTCAGCATTCATGCGCGTTTGACAAAGGATACTATGAATTTGGTAGGAGAAGAAGAAATTTCATTAATGAAGCCACATTCCTATTTCGTAAATACAGCAAGGGCAGGACTGGTTGATTATCAGGCTTTGTACGCAGCATTAGCGGCGAAGAAAATTGCTGGAGCAGCTTTGGATGTATATGATGTCGAACCTCTTCCCGCAGATAGTCCATGGATGCAGCTTGACAATGTGACGTTGACTTCTCATCTGGGTGGGGCCACCTACGATGCTCAGGCGAATTCTCCGCTTATCGTATATGAAAAAATTAAATCATTCATAAAGGATGGGGATACTCGCCATATTCTAAATAAAAAAGTCTTAGAAGATGAGAGACTGAAAAAATGGGCGGATGAGATGAAAGCAAAAATGTAA
- a CDS encoding class II fructose-bisphosphate aldolase, translating into MLVSMKEILEHANEENYAVPAPVTQTELNARTAIKCAEEMNSPIILLIPLIFDYDVDLFGRYLKSLAEKATVPVAVNHDHGSDFESAVSCIRAGVSSIMTDRSQLPYEENVAQVKELVKVAHAVGVSVEAELGHVGMANNYSEDRDAALTEPELAKKFIDETGIDCLAVAIGTAHGAYNKGQEPYLDFDRLVEIKKATNNFPLVLHGGSGTSDEGLAKVAKLGINKVNIGCDLFTSAISAIKNADTEGNGAYALTNLIEKGYGDRVKHFIRVLDSENRAWKTEKQYVKPKKIELTKNTVL; encoded by the coding sequence ATGTTAGTATCTATGAAAGAAATACTGGAGCATGCAAACGAAGAAAATTATGCAGTTCCGGCACCGGTGACACAGACAGAATTAAATGCCAGAACTGCAATTAAGTGTGCGGAAGAAATGAATTCGCCAATTATTCTATTAATTCCTTTAATCTTCGATTATGATGTGGATTTATTTGGTCGTTATTTGAAATCTCTTGCAGAAAAAGCTACAGTACCTGTAGCGGTTAATCATGACCATGGCAGTGACTTTGAATCAGCCGTTTCATGTATAAGAGCAGGCGTTTCTTCTATTATGACAGATCGCTCACAATTACCATATGAAGAAAATGTCGCACAGGTTAAGGAACTGGTAAAAGTTGCACATGCGGTTGGAGTATCTGTGGAAGCGGAACTTGGACATGTGGGTATGGCAAATAATTACAGTGAAGACCGGGATGCAGCTCTTACAGAGCCAGAATTGGCAAAAAAGTTTATTGATGAGACAGGAATTGATTGTTTGGCAGTTGCAATTGGAACAGCACATGGCGCATATAATAAAGGGCAAGAGCCATATCTCGATTTTGACAGGCTTGTAGAAATCAAAAAGGCAACAAATAATTTTCCGTTAGTTCTACATGGGGGATCGGGTACGAGTGATGAGGGGCTTGCCAAAGTCGCAAAGCTTGGAATTAATAAAGTCAACATTGGCTGTGACCTTTTTACATCTGCGATTTCAGCAATTAAAAATGCAGATACAGAGGGAAATGGAGCTTATGCATTGACTAATCTGATTGAAAAAGGATATGGAGACAGAGTGAAGCATTTTATCCGAGTGCTGGATTCTGAAAACAGAGCTTGGAAAACAGAAAAGCAATATGTAAAACCAAAAAAAATAGAACTGACAAAAAATACAGTTCTTTAG
- a CDS encoding PAS domain-containing protein — protein sequence MNKGFEKELEAILRNIPSGVCVYRLEDERIFPVYHNPAFYEILGYSKEHISRVEKKMPFSGVHQEDMPELEKKFKEMKEEGRELHHTFRLYSDREAKYHYIHIDGTMKREDDGTRLLYAVYSDVSQQVWLENELTSANEKMQDIVDAIPGGVAIYKVSDIFETVYFSDGVPQLSGYTVEEYQKLIKQDAAGLTYKEDTKKVVDKAMEVIRTRGIAEIEFRKQHREGYIVWVRAQMKYIGEQDGCPLIHCVFHNISNQKETELELSHLVNSIPGGIASYRVEGEKFIPTFFSDGVMMLSGHSREEYKKMIRNNVLDIIYEPDRERVFAAAKAAVISGDVLDVSYRMRHKDGSLIWIHLNGRRMGPVSENARFYAVFTGMSAETRLFQSIANETADGIYVIDKENYDLLYVNESKELFKDCKDSVGRKCYQALQGRSEPCSFCSLKTQKPDGEEHEMWVEEKGEYYKTRFKETEWNGIPAYIKFVRDVTQEVEMRKEKERLEQYFQTLVRHLPGGVAVVRYEKDGAMIPEFISDGFAAMTEMDMDDAWELYSSDAMAGVHPEDRERVRKAMEKYIAGCDSSYEIVYRIKKGKDGYLWVKNTLSLIQNQGGDHRVYAVYHDMTEEIEAQERMRSQYKDLIIRHYRAPGPNALVLGHCNITRNRILEIIDYTDSSLLEVFGEEREKFFTGLSSLIVEEKDRRKFLEMYLNEPSLAAFERKDTEQILQCFVKLPKEEQGRYVQFKMNLLETPDTGDVTGVLTVTDITEQTISDRIMHRLSVTDYDFVVDVDLHHDTYNILSSSGKVCCAPPAQGSHTQWVSQMVQTRIVPKDRQQYQACLEPGYIMDRLKKEHSYTFGFSIMDENGNIWAKNLTVSAIDLRLGRVCLSRTDITESIQEQQGLLHMIAYTFELAGFINIRSEQFIMYTRQTVLENLSPYILEQYSKSVDGFAKFYGVENKEEARQQFELKNMIRRLEEKPEGYDFVLPYQEEDQICYKQINVLWGDQNHSTICLVRADVTDMLASEREAKHELENALNMAQEASRAKSEFLSAMSHDIRTPMNAIVGMTTLANANIHDMERVKDCLKKIETSSRHLLSLVNDILDMSKIENSKITINHMAIHMPGLIGQLAAIIEPQAKDAGIKFEIQSRISHKNFYGDSLRISQILINILSNAVKFTPSGGTVGFAVEESPAKQGAQWTCYRFTVTDTGIGMTQEFQQSLFEPFMRSHAAEKVEGTGLGLSITKGLVDLMGGRLTVESQVSKGSVFQVELECEIMPEEWQNSLESETLGPKREKELAGRRFLVVEDNDINAEILCELLGMFGAESVLRMDGRQAVQAFEEAPPGEYDAILMDIQMPVMNGYEASARIRQTDRPDARTIPIVAMTANAFAEDVQASLEAGMTAHVAKPIDIDILRMTLHKVLDREE from the coding sequence TTGAATAAAGGATTTGAGAAAGAATTAGAGGCAATCTTGCGAAATATCCCCAGCGGCGTATGCGTCTATCGGCTGGAGGACGAGAGGATATTCCCGGTATATCACAATCCCGCTTTTTATGAGATACTAGGCTATTCGAAAGAACATATTTCCCGAGTTGAGAAAAAGATGCCTTTTTCAGGCGTTCATCAAGAGGACATGCCTGAACTGGAGAAGAAATTTAAAGAAATGAAAGAAGAAGGCCGCGAGCTTCACCATACCTTCCGGCTATATAGCGACAGGGAAGCGAAGTACCACTATATCCATATCGATGGCACGATGAAGCGAGAAGACGATGGTACACGGCTGCTCTACGCTGTCTACAGCGACGTCAGCCAGCAGGTATGGCTGGAGAACGAACTGACAAGCGCCAACGAAAAGATGCAGGATATTGTGGATGCAATTCCCGGCGGCGTGGCAATCTACAAAGTATCGGATATTTTTGAGACAGTCTACTTTTCAGATGGAGTGCCGCAGCTTTCTGGGTATACGGTGGAAGAATACCAGAAGCTGATCAAACAGGATGCCGCCGGACTGACTTACAAAGAGGATACTAAGAAGGTCGTAGATAAGGCTATGGAGGTGATCCGTACCCGTGGAATTGCCGAGATAGAATTCCGCAAGCAGCATCGGGAAGGCTATATCGTATGGGTGCGGGCCCAGATGAAATATATCGGAGAGCAGGACGGCTGCCCTCTGATTCACTGCGTGTTCCATAATATTTCCAATCAGAAGGAAACGGAACTGGAATTAAGCCATCTGGTAAATTCCATACCCGGAGGAATTGCCAGCTACAGGGTTGAAGGCGAGAAGTTTATCCCCACCTTCTTTTCTGATGGCGTGATGATGCTGTCTGGGCACAGCAGAGAAGAGTATAAGAAAATGATCCGCAACAATGTCCTGGACATTATCTATGAACCGGACCGGGAGAGGGTATTTGCAGCAGCAAAGGCTGCGGTGATCAGCGGGGACGTCCTGGATGTGTCCTACCGGATGCGTCATAAGGACGGCAGCCTGATCTGGATTCATCTGAACGGGAGGCGCATGGGGCCGGTATCGGAAAATGCCAGGTTCTACGCGGTATTTACGGGAATGTCCGCCGAAACCCGGCTCTTTCAAAGCATTGCCAATGAGACGGCAGATGGCATCTATGTAATAGACAAGGAGAATTATGACCTTCTCTATGTCAATGAGTCCAAAGAATTGTTCAAGGACTGTAAAGACAGCGTTGGAAGAAAATGCTATCAAGCGCTTCAGGGTAGAAGCGAGCCTTGCAGCTTCTGCTCGTTAAAGACGCAGAAGCCGGACGGGGAAGAGCATGAGATGTGGGTGGAAGAGAAAGGGGAGTACTATAAGACCCGCTTCAAGGAAACAGAATGGAATGGGATTCCGGCTTACATCAAGTTTGTCCGGGATGTTACGCAGGAAGTGGAAATGCGTAAGGAGAAGGAGAGGCTGGAGCAGTATTTTCAGACGCTGGTCAGACACTTGCCGGGGGGCGTGGCAGTCGTACGCTATGAAAAGGACGGCGCGATGATTCCGGAGTTTATATCAGATGGATTTGCCGCTATGACAGAGATGGATATGGATGATGCATGGGAGTTATACAGCAGTGATGCTATGGCGGGAGTTCACCCGGAAGACAGGGAAAGAGTGCGCAAGGCAATGGAAAAGTACATCGCTGGCTGTGATAGCAGTTATGAGATCGTGTACCGTATTAAAAAAGGCAAGGATGGCTATCTGTGGGTAAAAAATACCCTTTCTCTTATCCAAAACCAGGGTGGCGACCATAGGGTCTATGCCGTCTATCACGATATGACAGAGGAGATAGAGGCACAAGAGCGGATGCGCAGCCAGTATAAAGACCTGATTATCCGGCATTACCGCGCTCCAGGGCCTAACGCGCTGGTGCTGGGGCACTGCAATATAACAAGGAATCGGATATTGGAAATCATTGACTATACGGACTCCAGCCTTCTGGAGGTGTTTGGCGAGGAGAGGGAGAAGTTCTTTACAGGACTTAGCAGCCTGATTGTAGAAGAGAAAGACCGCAGGAAGTTCCTGGAAATGTATTTGAATGAGCCAAGCCTGGCCGCATTTGAAAGAAAGGATACGGAGCAGATTCTGCAATGCTTTGTCAAACTGCCCAAAGAGGAGCAGGGGCGCTATGTCCAGTTTAAGATGAACCTGCTGGAAACTCCGGATACGGGAGATGTTACCGGAGTCCTTACGGTTACGGATATCACTGAGCAGACGATTTCCGACCGGATCATGCATCGTCTCTCCGTTACGGATTATGATTTTGTGGTGGACGTGGACCTGCATCATGATACATATAATATCCTGTCAAGCAGCGGCAAGGTTTGCTGCGCGCCGCCTGCACAGGGCAGCCATACGCAGTGGGTCAGCCAGATGGTTCAGACCCGGATCGTCCCCAAAGACAGGCAGCAGTATCAGGCATGCCTGGAGCCTGGCTATATTATGGATAGGCTAAAGAAGGAACACTCCTACACTTTTGGCTTTTCTATCATGGATGAGAATGGAAATATATGGGCAAAGAACCTTACCGTCTCCGCAATCGATTTAAGGCTTGGCAGGGTGTGCCTGTCAAGAACGGATATTACGGAGTCGATCCAGGAGCAGCAGGGTCTGCTGCATATGATCGCCTATACATTTGAACTGGCAGGATTTATCAATATCAGAAGCGAGCAGTTTATCATGTATACGCGGCAGACGGTGCTGGAAAATCTGTCTCCATATATTTTAGAGCAGTATAGCAAATCGGTAGATGGCTTTGCCAAGTTCTATGGGGTAGAGAATAAGGAGGAAGCAAGGCAGCAGTTTGAACTGAAAAACATGATCCGCCGTCTGGAAGAAAAGCCGGAAGGATATGACTTTGTCCTTCCCTATCAAGAAGAAGATCAGATCTGCTATAAGCAGATTAACGTATTGTGGGGAGACCAGAACCATAGCACGATCTGCCTGGTGCGGGCAGATGTGACGGATATGCTGGCATCCGAGCGGGAGGCCAAGCATGAACTTGAGAATGCCCTGAACATGGCGCAGGAAGCCAGCAGGGCAAAGAGCGAGTTCCTGTCTGCCATGAGCCACGACATTCGTACGCCTATGAACGCGATTGTAGGCATGACCACGCTGGCCAATGCCAATATCCATGACATGGAGAGGGTAAAAGACTGTCTGAAGAAGATCGAGACATCTTCCAGGCATCTTTTAAGCCTTGTCAACGATATTCTGGATATGAGCAAGATTGAAAATTCCAAGATCACCATCAACCATATGGCAATCCATATGCCGGGGCTGATCGGACAGCTGGCGGCCATCATCGAGCCTCAGGCGAAAGATGCCGGAATTAAATTCGAGATTCAGTCACGCATCAGCCATAAGAATTTTTATGGGGATTCGCTGCGTATCAGCCAGATCCTGATCAATATCCTCAGCAACGCGGTAAAATTCACGCCAAGTGGGGGGACCGTCGGATTTGCCGTTGAAGAGTCGCCTGCAAAACAAGGAGCACAATGGACCTGCTATCGTTTTACAGTGACGGATACGGGCATTGGGATGACGCAAGAGTTCCAGCAGAGCCTGTTCGAGCCCTTTATGCGAAGCCATGCGGCAGAGAAGGTAGAAGGGACGGGGCTTGGCCTTAGTATTACCAAGGGACTGGTAGATCTGATGGGAGGCCGGCTGACGGTTGAAAGCCAGGTGTCGAAAGGCTCTGTATTCCAGGTGGAACTGGAATGCGAGATCATGCCGGAGGAATGGCAGAATTCCCTGGAGTCAGAGACTCTGGGCCCAAAGAGGGAAAAGGAATTGGCGGGCAGGCGGTTCCTGGTGGTTGAGGATAATGATATCAATGCGGAGATCCTCTGCGAGCTGCTGGGAATGTTTGGCGCAGAGTCTGTGTTGAGGATGGACGGCAGGCAGGCGGTGCAGGCATTCGAGGAAGCGCCTCCGGGAGAATACGATGCCATATTGATGGATATACAGATGCCGGTGATGAACGGATATGAGGCTTCTGCGCGTATCCGGCAGACAGACAGGCCCGATGCGCGGACAATCCCGATCGTGGCCATGACTGCCAATGCTTTTGCCGAAGACGTACAGGCATCTTTGGAAGCAGGAATGACGGCGCATGTGGCCAAGCCTATAGATATAGACATATTACGGATGACATTGCACAAAGTATTGGATAGAGAGGAATAG
- a CDS encoding PTS mannose/fructose/sorbose/N-acetylgalactosamine transporter subunit IIC, translating to MSDNMFLLAVIVGLIYFVSWSEHTLANILQAPIVLGAVFGLIFGDLSQGIILGAGIQLIYMGAFSIAANMPSDYGLASCIAIPAALAAGLDVETAVVLAVPFGVLGGLLDNVRRVVNGYWVHKAEKDIDKLDIRAIEFDATVGPLLVSFILRFFPVAIITYLGANYTATLVAMIPDWMSAGFVVLGGVLPVIGFVMAILAIGRQQLLPYFVIGFILLTLNGGLSTVSLAVIAIAMAVLHVQFTKSKA from the coding sequence ATGAGTGATAATATGTTTCTATTGGCGGTTATTGTAGGTTTGATTTATTTTGTCAGTTGGTCAGAACATACGCTGGCAAATATTTTACAGGCACCTATTGTATTGGGAGCAGTTTTTGGGCTTATTTTTGGGGATCTTTCGCAGGGGATTATTTTAGGAGCGGGAATTCAACTGATTTATATGGGGGCGTTTTCAATTGCTGCAAATATGCCATCCGATTATGGACTGGCATCCTGTATTGCGATTCCAGCAGCATTAGCGGCTGGCTTAGATGTAGAGACAGCGGTTGTGCTTGCAGTTCCATTTGGAGTCCTGGGTGGACTTTTGGATAATGTCCGCCGGGTAGTAAATGGTTATTGGGTTCATAAAGCAGAAAAGGATATTGATAAACTGGACATTCGGGCAATTGAATTTGATGCAACAGTTGGTCCACTTCTTGTTAGTTTTATTTTGAGATTTTTTCCGGTTGCAATCATTACATACCTGGGAGCAAATTATACAGCTACTTTAGTTGCAATGATTCCGGACTGGATGAGTGCTGGATTTGTAGTTTTGGGTGGAGTGCTTCCGGTAATCGGTTTTGTTATGGCGATTCTTGCCATAGGACGCCAGCAGCTGCTTCCATATTTTGTGATTGGTTTTATACTGTTGACACTTAATGGTGGTCTGTCTACAGTTTCGCTGGCGGTAATCGCTATTGCAATGGCAGTGCTTCATGTGCAGTTTACGAAGAGTAAAGCGTAA
- a CDS encoding cyclase family protein: MYELWEKLEELKKYRWIELSHPLNNHSPYWAGIPEGAVELGKTAYDWGNELECLIQTFKFPGQFGTHIDFPGHFVKGEPLSEQYTVRNMAYPLVVIDVSEKVKEDVHYAVTVEDIKAYEEKFGDIPDGAFVALRTGWSERWPDMDAISNVDENGGEHFPGWSMEALQYIYEVRNAAANGHETLDTDASALAEKAGDLACERYLLGKGKLQVEVMCNLDQVPPAGAIVFVAFLPIEGATGLPVRMWAIAK; this comes from the coding sequence ATGTATGAATTATGGGAAAAATTGGAAGAATTGAAAAAGTATCGCTGGATAGAATTATCGCATCCACTGAACAATCACAGCCCTTATTGGGCGGGGATACCGGAAGGTGCGGTAGAACTTGGGAAAACGGCCTATGACTGGGGAAATGAACTGGAATGTCTGATCCAGACCTTCAAGTTTCCGGGGCAGTTTGGAACGCATATTGATTTTCCAGGACATTTTGTGAAGGGGGAGCCGCTCAGCGAGCAGTATACGGTGCGGAATATGGCATATCCTCTCGTGGTGATCGATGTGTCCGAGAAGGTGAAGGAAGATGTGCACTATGCAGTTACCGTGGAGGATATCAAGGCGTATGAAGAGAAGTTTGGAGATATTCCAGATGGGGCGTTTGTAGCACTGCGCACAGGATGGAGCGAGCGTTGGCCGGATATGGATGCAATCTCCAATGTAGATGAGAATGGCGGGGAACATTTCCCGGGCTGGTCTATGGAAGCGCTGCAGTATATCTATGAAGTCAGAAATGCGGCGGCCAACGGGCATGAGACGCTGGATACGGATGCCTCCGCTCTGGCAGAGAAGGCCGGGGATCTGGCATGCGAAAGATACCTCCTGGGAAAAGGGAAATTGCAGGTCGAGGTCATGTGCAATCTGGATCAGGTACCTCCGGCAGGCGCCATCGTATTTGTGGCGTTTCTTCCAATCGAAGGAGCCACAGGACTCCCGGTCCGCATGTGGGCAATTGCGAAGTAG
- a CDS encoding iron-containing alcohol dehydrogenase codes for MENFEHYLPTKFYFGKDSEKNIGAYVKAAGGTKVMIVSYGGVYPSEIALLETVRKSLKEQGIGYLEVGGVEPNPKLQLCLDAAETVKKENIDLILAVGGGSVIDTAKCIAVSAVYEGDVWEDLYVNWGENPQPLPVGVILTIAATGSESSAGSVITDEKTKLKRFIYDDKNRPTFAVMNPELTYSVPPYPTACGIADIIVHAHERYFTERHDNYLTDMLNESVIKTVIRYGPIVMKDPENYEARAHLMWAGRLAHNNEFGVGRVLDNAVHSIQGEIGGLYDSAHGAGVGLLTIGWMKYVYKKDIPRFVRYFTNVWGVENDTFDPERTILAGIQKVENFMNEIGIPKYLEDLGYQEKDLDLIVERIPRDIGDLCGNFSKLNDEDIKAVIRLCSKVGA; via the coding sequence ATGGAAAATTTTGAACATTATTTGCCTACAAAATTTTATTTTGGGAAAGATTCAGAAAAAAATATTGGGGCTTATGTTAAAGCGGCAGGTGGAACAAAAGTAATGATTGTAAGCTACGGAGGCGTATATCCGTCAGAAATCGCTTTGCTTGAAACTGTCAGAAAATCTTTGAAAGAGCAGGGAATTGGATATTTGGAGGTTGGAGGAGTCGAACCAAACCCAAAACTTCAACTTTGTCTGGATGCGGCTGAAACAGTAAAAAAAGAAAATATTGATTTAATCTTAGCTGTTGGGGGAGGAAGCGTAATTGATACTGCAAAATGTATTGCGGTTTCAGCTGTGTATGAAGGCGATGTATGGGAAGATTTATATGTAAATTGGGGAGAGAATCCGCAGCCACTTCCAGTAGGTGTTATCCTTACGATTGCTGCAACGGGTAGTGAATCATCGGCTGGGTCTGTTATTACAGATGAAAAAACAAAACTAAAAAGATTTATATATGATGATAAAAACAGGCCGACATTTGCGGTTATGAATCCGGAATTAACTTATTCAGTGCCGCCTTATCCTACAGCATGTGGGATTGCCGATATAATTGTACATGCACACGAACGATATTTTACAGAGCGGCATGATAACTATCTTACAGATATGTTAAATGAGTCGGTAATAAAGACGGTAATCCGGTACGGACCGATTGTCATGAAAGATCCTGAAAACTATGAAGCAAGGGCACACTTGATGTGGGCAGGGCGCCTGGCGCACAACAATGAATTTGGTGTTGGACGTGTTCTTGATAATGCAGTTCATAGTATCCAGGGTGAGATTGGCGGACTTTATGATTCGGCACATGGAGCGGGTGTTGGATTGCTCACAATAGGTTGGATGAAATATGTATACAAAAAAGATATTCCAAGATTTGTCAGATATTTTACCAATGTATGGGGAGTTGAAAATGACACATTTGATCCAGAGAGAACGATTTTAGCCGGGATTCAAAAAGTAGAAAACTTTATGAATGAAATAGGAATTCCAAAATACCTGGAGGATTTGGGGTATCAGGAAAAAGATTTGGATTTAATTGTAGAAAGAATACCGAGGGATATAGGGGATTTATGTGGCAATTTTTCGAAATTAAACGATGAAGATATAAAAGCTGTGATTAGATTATGCAGCAAGGTTGGAGCATAG